GTCACCAAAGGTGGTGTCACTTCCGCCGTGCCTTCGGGACTGCTGCTGCATCCTGACGCGCCCAGAAGCGAATATCCGGCGATCGGGGACTGGGTGGCAGTGCGGCAGCAGGAGGCCGACGACACGGTTGTGGTCACGCACGTGCTGCCGCGCAGAACGCGTTTCTCGCGGGCATTGGGGGCCGGAAACCCCCGGCGGCCCGAAGCGGTGGTCGAGCAGGTGATCGCCACCAACATCGACTTCGTGTTCATCGTGACCTCCCTTGACGAGGACTTCAGCGTGCGGCGCATCGAGCGCTACGTGGCCGCCGTGACGGGCAGCGGCGCCCGGCCCGTACTGGTACTGAACAAGGCCGACCTGCGCGGTGACGTGGACACCCTGCGCGCGGAAGTTGCCACGGTGGCGCCGGACGTGCCACTGCACACGGTGAGTGCGCTGCAGAGTGAGGAACTCGGTGAGCTGCGCGGCTACTTCACGCCGGGCACCACGGTGGCGCTGATCGGCTCGTCGGGGGTGGGGAAATCGACCCTCACCAACCGCCTGCTGGGCCATGAGGCCGCCGCGACGGGCGCGGTGCGCGAGTGGGACAGCAAGGGCCGCCACACCACCACATCGCGCGAACTGTACCTGCTGCCCGGCGGCGGGGTGCTGATCGACAATCCCGGCCTGCGCGAGATCGCCGTATGGGCCGAGGAAGTCGAGGACACCTTTTCCGACATCGAGGCGCTCGCCCTGCAGTGTCAGTATCGCGGCTGCACTCACAGTGGGGAAATCGGCTGCGCGGTGCAGGCAGCCGTGCAGGAGGGCAGGCTCAACGCGGGACGCCTGGAAAACTACCAGCGCCTGCAGGCCGAGGCGGGCGCGCCGAGGGCTCGCACGAAATCACGCAAAGGCAAACGGCGTTGATCCGAACTGGCCGTCCCTGGAGCAATCTAACCGTACAGTTCGGGTGAGAGGTGCGGTGCGAGTGCCAGCGCCAGGGTCTGACGCCAGACATCGGCACGTTCCAGCAGCCCGCCGGTCAGGAAGCCGATGGCGCCCGTCTTGCGGTTGTTGTCCTGCACCCCCGAAAGTTCGTTCATGACCGGTCCGAGTTCCTCTCCGGCCCT
The Deinococcus peraridilitoris DSM 19664 genome window above contains:
- the rsgA gene encoding ribosome small subunit-dependent GTPase A, giving the protein MHEHLLALGWNDFFEDHFRALNAFGVEPARVASVQKASFRVVTKGGVTSAVPSGLLLHPDAPRSEYPAIGDWVAVRQQEADDTVVVTHVLPRRTRFSRALGAGNPRRPEAVVEQVIATNIDFVFIVTSLDEDFSVRRIERYVAAVTGSGARPVLVLNKADLRGDVDTLRAEVATVAPDVPLHTVSALQSEELGELRGYFTPGTTVALIGSSGVGKSTLTNRLLGHEAAATGAVREWDSKGRHTTTSRELYLLPGGGVLIDNPGLREIAVWAEEVEDTFSDIEALALQCQYRGCTHSGEIGCAVQAAVQEGRLNAGRLENYQRLQAEAGAPRARTKSRKGKRR